A stretch of DNA from Dichotomicrobium thermohalophilum:
CGAACTGAAAGGCATGAGCAAAGATACGATCCTCGAAGAATTCCGTGGGCGCTACGCTGATCGACGGACCTCCGAGATGTCCCTGCAGGAATATCTTGAAGCTTGCCGGGACGATCCGAAGATGTATGCGAGCGCAGCGGAGCGGCTTCTGGCCGCGATCGGTGAACCCGAAATCGTCGACACCTCGCGCGACGATAGGCTGGGCCGCATTTTCCAGAACCGGACGGTGCGGCGGTATCCGGCCTTCAACGACTTCTACGGTCTGGAAGAGACCATAGAGCGCGTGGTGGCCTTCCTGCGCCACGCCGCGCAGGGTCTGGAGGAGCGCAAGCAGATCCTCTATCTGCTGGGCCCGGTCGGCGGCGGCAAATCGTCGCTCGCCGAGCGCATGAAGAAGCTGATGGAATCCGAGCCGATTTACGTGCTGAAGGCTGGTGATGAGGTCAGCCCCATCTATGAAAGCCCGCTTGGGCTGTTCGACGCCGAAAAGGACGGCCCGGCGCTCGAACGCGATTACGGTATTCCGCAGCGCCGCCTGCCGGGCATGTGCTCGGCCTGGGCGCTGAAGCGGCTCGACGAGTTTGATGGTGACGTCTCGAAGTTTACTGTGGTGCAGCTGCACCCCTCGAAGCTGCGCCAGATCGGCGTGGCGAAGGCCGAGCCCGGCGACGAGAACAACCAGGACATCTCGACGCTCGTGGGTCACCCGGATATCCGCAAGCTGGAGTTCTTCAGCCAGGACGACCCGGACGCCTATTCCTACTCGGGCGCGCTGAATCTGACGACGCAGGGTCTGCTCGAATTCGTCGAGATGTTCAAGGCGCCGCAGAAGATGCTCCATCCGCTCCTGACGGCCACGCAGGAGCGAAACTATGTCGGTTCCGAAAATCTCGGGGCGATGCCATACCAGGGCATTATCATCGCGCACTCGAATGAGTCGGAGTGGCGCAGCTTCAAGGCCAACCGCAACAACGAGGCCTTTCTCGACCGCATCAGCCTGATCCGCGTGCCGTACTGTTTGCGCGTGGATGAAGAGTCGATGATCTACAAGAAGCTGCTGGCGCAGTCCGAGCTGTCCGAGGCGCCCTGCGCCCCGGACACGCTTGAGATGATGGCCCGCTTCTCGGTCCTGACCCGGCTGAAGCCGCACGAGAACTCGTCGCTCTATGCAAAGATGCTCGTCTACAACGGCCAGGACCTGAAGGGCAGCGACCCGCACGCCAAGACGGTGCAGGAGTACCGCGACGCAGCGGGCGTGGACGAGGGGATGGACGGCATGTCCACCCGCTTCGCCTACAAGGTGCTGTCAGAGACATTCAACTTTGACACTGCCGAGGTTGCGGCCGACCCTGTGCACCTGATGTATGTGCTGGAGCAGGCCATCCGCCGCGAACAGCTCGACCGCGAAACGGAGCAGCGCTACATCGCCTTCATCAAGGACGAACTGGCGCCGCGCTACGCCGACTACATCGGCAAGGAAATTCAGAAGGCATACCTCGAGTCCTACGAGGAATACGGTCAGAACCTGTTCGACCGTTACATCGCCTATGCGGACGCCTGGGTCGAAGGCAAGGACTACAAGGACCCGGACACGGGCCAGATCTTCGACCTCGATGTGCTCGACCGCGAGCTTCAGAAGACCGAAAAGCCGGCGGGCATTCGCAATCCGAAGGATTTCCGCAACGAGGTGGTCAAGTACGCCCTGCGCCAGCGTGCCCACAACGAGGGGCGCAACCCGCGGTGGACGTCCTACGAAAAGATCCGCGAGGTGATCGAGCAGCGCATGTTCTCGCAGATCGAGGAGCTGCTTCCGGTCATCACGTTCGGCAGCAAGCAGGACAAGGAAAGCGCGGAGAAGCACGAGGCGTTCGTAACGCGCATGACGGAGCGCGGCTACACCGAGCCGCAGGTCCGCCGCCTCGTGGAGTGGTACATGCGCATGCGCGAAGCGGGCTAAGGCCCGTTTCGCCGCCAACTGGCGATCAAACGCCGACTGGATCGGTCACACGATGGCAAATTTGCGGATCATCGACCGCAGACAGAATCCGAGTGGCAAGAGTCTCGGCAACCGACAGCGTTTCATGGACCGGGCGCGGGAGCAGCTGCGCAAGGCGATCAAGGAAAACATTCGCCAGCGCAGCATCTCCGACACCCAGTCCGGCGAGACGGTGGTCATCCCTGCCGATGGCACGCATGAACCCGTGTTCCGCCATGACTCCGAAACCGGCGAGCGGTCACGCGTTCTGCCGGGCAACAAGGAGTTCCGCGCGGGGGACCGGATTCCGCGCCCCTCTGGCGGAGCCGGCCGCGGCGGCAGCGAAGGTAGCGAGGAAGGCGAGGGCGAGGATGCCTTTGCCTTTACGCTGAGCCGGGACGAGTTTCTCGACCTCCTGTTCGAGGACCTCAAGCTACCGGACCTGGTCAAGAAGCAGCTCAAGAGCGAAGAGACCGAGAAGCCCAAGCGCGCGGGCCTGACGACCTCTGGTCCCGCCAACCGGCTGAATCTGGTCCGCACGGCTCGCCGCTCACTGGTGCGCCGCGCCGCCCTCAGCCGGCCGAAGCAGGACGTGATCGTGCAGATGGAACGGGAGCTGGAGCGGCTGGAACACGAGGAGATCACCCCCGCTGACGGCCGCTCAGCCGAGCGCCGCATCGCCGAACTGCGCGAGCAGCTGGAGCGGGCCCGGCAGAAGCGCGCCCGCGTGCCGTTCATTGACCCGATGGACCTGCGCTACAACCGGCTGGAGCATCGGCCGCAGCCGATCGCGCAGGCGGTGATGTTCTGCCTGATGGACGTCTCCGCCTCGATGGACGAGGACATGAAGGCCCTTGCGAAGCGCTTCTTCCTCTTGCTGCACCTGTTCCTGGAGCGTCATTACGACAACGTCGAGGTGGTCTTTATCCGCCACACTCAGCATGCCGAAGAGGTGGACGAGCAGACCTTCTTCGAGGGGCGCCAGACCGGCGGCACCGTCGTCTCCTCCGCGCTCAAGGAGATGCTGCGTATCGCCCAGGCCCGCTATCCGCTGGCCGATTACAACATCTACGTTGCTCAGGCCTCCGACGGCGACAACGTCCGCAGCGACATAGAGACGTGCATCAACCTGCTCGAAGGCCGCATTCTGCCCATCACACAGTACATGGCCTATGTCGAGATCAACCCCCCAATGCGCGGACGCCGCAACATCGCCCGCCGCGGCGAGAGCGATCTGTGGCACGGGTATGCCGAACTCGCCGAACGCCGCCCGAACCTGGCGATGCGCCGCATCAGCGAGGCGAGCGACATCTTCCCCGTCTTCCGCGATCTGTTCAAAAGCGAAGGGCAAACGTCGTGACGGTTCAGGATATCCGGCCCGCAAAGCCGCTGTTCAGCGGTGCGGACTGGGACTTCGACACGCTTCAGCGCACGTTTGACGCGATCGAGCGCGTCGCGCTGGAGGACCTTGGCCTCGACCCGTACCCGACGCGTCTTGAGGTCATCACCTCCGAGCAGATGCTCGATGCCTATGCGGCGACCGGAATGCCGGTGATGTATCCGCACTGGTCGTTCGGCAAGCGCTTTGCCCAGCAGGAGCTTCTCTACCGCAAGGGCTATCAGAGCCTGGCGCTGGAGATCGTCATCAACTCCGATCCCAGCCTCTGCTACATCATGGAAGAGAACACCATG
This window harbors:
- a CDS encoding PrkA family serine protein kinase, which produces MSKDTILEEFRGRYADRRTSEMSLQEYLEACRDDPKMYASAAERLLAAIGEPEIVDTSRDDRLGRIFQNRTVRRYPAFNDFYGLEETIERVVAFLRHAAQGLEERKQILYLLGPVGGGKSSLAERMKKLMESEPIYVLKAGDEVSPIYESPLGLFDAEKDGPALERDYGIPQRRLPGMCSAWALKRLDEFDGDVSKFTVVQLHPSKLRQIGVAKAEPGDENNQDISTLVGHPDIRKLEFFSQDDPDAYSYSGALNLTTQGLLEFVEMFKAPQKMLHPLLTATQERNYVGSENLGAMPYQGIIIAHSNESEWRSFKANRNNEAFLDRISLIRVPYCLRVDEESMIYKKLLAQSELSEAPCAPDTLEMMARFSVLTRLKPHENSSLYAKMLVYNGQDLKGSDPHAKTVQEYRDAAGVDEGMDGMSTRFAYKVLSETFNFDTAEVAADPVHLMYVLEQAIRREQLDRETEQRYIAFIKDELAPRYADYIGKEIQKAYLESYEEYGQNLFDRYIAYADAWVEGKDYKDPDTGQIFDLDVLDRELQKTEKPAGIRNPKDFRNEVVKYALRQRAHNEGRNPRWTSYEKIREVIEQRMFSQIEELLPVITFGSKQDKESAEKHEAFVTRMTERGYTEPQVRRLVEWYMRMREAG
- a CDS encoding YeaH/YhbH family protein, producing MANLRIIDRRQNPSGKSLGNRQRFMDRAREQLRKAIKENIRQRSISDTQSGETVVIPADGTHEPVFRHDSETGERSRVLPGNKEFRAGDRIPRPSGGAGRGGSEGSEEGEGEDAFAFTLSRDEFLDLLFEDLKLPDLVKKQLKSEETEKPKRAGLTTSGPANRLNLVRTARRSLVRRAALSRPKQDVIVQMERELERLEHEEITPADGRSAERRIAELREQLERARQKRARVPFIDPMDLRYNRLEHRPQPIAQAVMFCLMDVSASMDEDMKALAKRFFLLLHLFLERHYDNVEVVFIRHTQHAEEVDEQTFFEGRQTGGTVVSSALKEMLRIAQARYPLADYNIYVAQASDGDNVRSDIETCINLLEGRILPITQYMAYVEINPPMRGRRNIARRGESDLWHGYAELAERRPNLAMRRISEASDIFPVFRDLFKSEGQTS